From Pseudomonadota bacterium, a single genomic window includes:
- a CDS encoding circularly permuted type 2 ATP-grasp protein gives MLSFAAYDTTNHYDELIGEDGRPRPQARLLVETLEALSGAELLARQGAAVRLFQRMGISFAVYGDDRGADRIFPFDIVPRIVAAAEWNWIERGLIQRVRALNRFIADTYHEQRAVRDGVVPAELVQTASSFRRQCIGLEPPAGVWCHVTGTDLVRDRDGQIYVLEDNLRCPSGVSYVLQNRRAMKRSFPRLFESVAVRPVEDYPSRLLQVLESVAPPNVRAPTVVVLTPGVFNSAYYEHSFLAQQMGVELVEGRDLVVRDGLVWMRTTSGFERVDVIYRRIDDDFLDPEAFRADSLLGVPGLVEVYRQGGVALANAPGTGIADDKVLYPFVPDLVRYYLGEPALIPNVPTYVCQRDADRRFVLENLDQLVVKAADESGGYGMLIGPHASDDDRREFARRITEHPRKYIAQPTLALSRVPTLIDGELQGRHVDLRPYILCGRDLFFVLPGGLTRVALRKGSLVVNSSQGGGSKDTWVIADAS, from the coding sequence ATGCTCAGCTTCGCGGCCTACGACACGACCAACCATTATGACGAGCTAATCGGCGAGGACGGCCGGCCGCGGCCTCAGGCCCGGCTGCTGGTCGAGACGCTCGAAGCGCTGAGCGGCGCCGAGCTGCTCGCGCGTCAGGGCGCGGCGGTGCGCCTCTTTCAACGGATGGGGATCAGCTTCGCGGTCTATGGCGACGATCGCGGGGCCGATCGCATCTTCCCCTTCGACATCGTGCCGCGGATCGTCGCCGCAGCCGAGTGGAACTGGATCGAGCGCGGCCTGATCCAGCGCGTCCGCGCCCTCAATCGCTTCATCGCCGACACCTACCACGAGCAGCGTGCCGTCCGTGACGGCGTCGTGCCGGCAGAGCTCGTGCAGACCGCTAGCAGCTTCCGGCGGCAATGTATCGGTCTCGAGCCGCCCGCGGGGGTCTGGTGTCACGTCACGGGCACCGACCTCGTCCGCGACCGCGACGGCCAGATCTACGTGCTCGAGGACAACCTGCGCTGCCCCTCCGGGGTCTCCTATGTGCTGCAGAATCGCCGAGCGATGAAGCGCAGCTTCCCGCGCCTCTTCGAGAGCGTGGCAGTGCGCCCGGTCGAGGACTATCCCAGCCGCCTGTTGCAGGTGCTCGAGTCGGTGGCACCGCCCAACGTGCGGGCGCCGACGGTCGTGGTCCTGACGCCAGGCGTCTTCAACTCGGCCTACTACGAGCACTCCTTCCTCGCGCAACAGATGGGGGTCGAGCTGGTCGAGGGACGTGACCTGGTCGTACGCGATGGGCTGGTCTGGATGCGCACGACCTCCGGCTTCGAGCGGGTCGACGTGATTTACCGCCGCATCGATGACGACTTCCTCGATCCGGAGGCCTTCCGCGCCGACTCCCTGCTGGGTGTCCCCGGGTTGGTGGAGGTCTATCGCCAGGGAGGGGTCGCGCTGGCGAACGCCCCCGGGACGGGCATCGCCGACGACAAGGTGCTCTATCCCTTCGTCCCCGACTTGGTGCGTTACTACCTCGGCGAGCCGGCGCTGATCCCCAACGTGCCGACCTACGTCTGTCAGCGCGACGCTGACCGCCGCTTCGTCCTCGAGAACCTCGACCAGCTCGTGGTCAAGGCGGCCGACGAGTCGGGCGGCTACGGCATGTTGATCGGCCCCCACGCCAGCGACGACGATCGTCGCGAGTTCGCCCGCCGCATCACCGAGCACCCGCGCAAATACATCGCTCAGCCAACGCTCGCCCTCTCACGCGTGCCCACCCTGATCGATGGCGAGCTGCAGGGTCGCCACGTCGATCTGCGCCCCTACATCCTCTGCGGACGCGACCTGTTCTTTGTGCTGCCCGGGGGGCTGACGCGCGTGGCGTTGCGCAAGGGTTCGCTCGTCGTCAACTCGTCCCAGGGCGGCGGCAGCAAGGACACCTGGGTCATCGCCGACGCCAGCTAG
- a CDS encoding transglutaminase family protein: MKLTVKHRTRYDYGSPVLLCHNVVRLRPRDEPHQRCLSHSLSIEPRETTVQTRRDFFGNTVAYFTVAEPHRQMIVTAQSTVELSPRGAATAGPSLPWEAVRDRLRAERDPQAIERLAFVYDSPRVAISAELRTYAEGSLTPGRPIVEGVTALTRRMHREFVYDKRATTVTTPVDEVFRLRRGVCQDLAQVQIGCLRALGLAARYVSGYLRTRPVAGQARLIGADASHAWVSVYCGELGWVDLDPTNDVLPSLDHVTVGWGRDYGDVAPITGIYVGGDHQTLDVAVDVAAAGEEARAGQGTLR; encoded by the coding sequence ATGAAGCTGACCGTCAAGCATCGCACCCGTTACGACTACGGATCCCCCGTCCTGCTCTGCCACAACGTCGTGCGCCTGCGTCCACGCGACGAGCCGCATCAGCGCTGCCTCTCGCACAGCCTGAGCATCGAGCCGCGGGAGACGACGGTGCAGACACGCCGCGATTTCTTCGGCAACACGGTGGCCTACTTCACGGTGGCCGAGCCGCACCGGCAGATGATCGTGACCGCGCAGAGCACTGTCGAGCTTTCGCCGCGCGGCGCCGCGACGGCAGGTCCTTCGCTCCCCTGGGAGGCGGTGCGTGATCGCCTGCGCGCCGAGCGCGATCCGCAGGCGATCGAGCGGCTGGCCTTCGTCTACGACTCGCCGCGCGTCGCCATATCGGCCGAGCTGCGGACCTACGCCGAGGGCTCGTTGACCCCGGGCCGGCCGATCGTCGAAGGCGTGACGGCGCTGACGCGCCGCATGCATCGAGAGTTCGTCTATGACAAGCGCGCCACCACGGTCACGACCCCCGTGGACGAGGTCTTCCGCCTGCGCCGCGGCGTCTGCCAGGACCTGGCGCAGGTGCAGATCGGCTGTCTGCGGGCGCTGGGGCTCGCCGCCCGCTACGTCAGCGGTTACCTGCGCACGCGCCCGGTGGCCGGCCAGGCGCGGCTGATCGGAGCCGACGCCTCCCACGCCTGGGTCTCCGTCTACTGCGGCGAGCTCGGCTGGGTCGATCTCGACCCGACCAACGATGTGCTGCCCTCGCTCGACCACGTCACCGTGGGCTGGGGTCGCGACTACGGCGACGTCGCCCCGATCACCGGCATCTACGTCGGCGGTGACCACCAGACCTTGGACGTCGCCGTCGACGTGGCGGCCGCGGGCGAGGAAGCGCGTGCGGGCCAGGGGACATTGCGGTAG